A genomic segment from Streptomyces sp. NBC_00459 encodes:
- a CDS encoding RNA polymerase sigma factor SigF — protein MDTAMIRSKAEVAMDTAGARTGDAPLPGIPEPRKVAPRDARELSRQFFRRMNELEEGTHEHQYARNTLIEMNMSLVRFAAGRFRGRGDDMEDIVQVGMIGLIKAIDRFELSREVEFTSFAVPYIVGEIKRFFRDTTWAVHVPRRLQELRVELAKAREELSSRLDRDPTVAELATLMNLSEEEVVEGQIASNGYNSASLDAALTGDGPDDGEAVLADFIGVEEHGMRLVEDFQSLAPLLAELSDRDHRIIHLRFVEEATQAEIGELLGCSQMHVSRLIKRIITQLREGMLGELDYA, from the coding sequence ATGGACACCGCCATGATCCGGTCGAAGGCAGAGGTCGCCATGGACACCGCCGGAGCCAGGACGGGTGACGCCCCACTGCCCGGGATCCCGGAACCGCGAAAGGTGGCCCCGCGTGACGCGCGGGAGCTGTCCCGCCAGTTCTTCAGGCGCATGAACGAACTCGAAGAGGGCACGCACGAGCACCAGTACGCGCGCAACACCCTGATCGAGATGAACATGTCGCTCGTGCGGTTCGCCGCCGGACGTTTCCGGGGCCGCGGCGACGACATGGAGGACATCGTCCAGGTCGGGATGATCGGCCTGATCAAGGCCATCGACCGGTTCGAGCTGTCCCGCGAGGTGGAGTTCACCTCGTTCGCGGTGCCGTACATCGTCGGTGAGATCAAGCGGTTCTTCCGTGACACGACCTGGGCGGTGCACGTACCGCGGCGCCTCCAGGAGCTGCGTGTCGAGCTGGCCAAGGCTCGCGAGGAACTGTCGAGCAGGCTGGACCGTGATCCGACGGTCGCCGAACTCGCCACACTGATGAACCTGTCGGAGGAGGAGGTCGTCGAAGGCCAGATCGCCTCCAACGGCTACAACTCCGCCTCCCTCGACGCCGCGTTGACCGGCGACGGGCCCGACGACGGTGAAGCGGTACTGGCCGACTTCATCGGGGTCGAGGAACACGGCATGCGGCTGGTCGAGGACTTCCAGTCGCTCGCCCCGCTGCTCGCCGAACTCAGCGACCGGGACCATCGGATCATCCATCTGCGGTTCGTCGAGGAGGCCACCCAGGCGGAGATCGGTGAGCTGCTCGGCTGCTCGCAGATGCATGTCTCCCGCCTGATCAAGCGCATCATCACGCAGCTGCGCGAGGGCATGCTCGGCGAGCTGGACTACGCCTGA
- a CDS encoding class I SAM-dependent methyltransferase yields the protein MLRDTFDEAAELYDRARPRYPETLVDDLVRAAGLGPGSRVLEIAPGTGQLTVPLATTGCRLTAVELGPSLAAVARHNLRAFPLAEVTVADFEHWPLPPEPFDLVVCATAFHWLDPAVRLPRMARALRPGGLLALVTTHHVKGGTVDFFQRVQRCYEQWDPATPPGLRQVDEADTATDTGELDRSEHFDGVEVRRHAQDIAYSVDEYIDVLLTYSNHRALDAPSRDGLLAGIRDLIDTRYGGRVDKRYLHELIMARRVS from the coding sequence GGCCCGCCCCCGGTATCCAGAGACGCTCGTGGACGACCTGGTCCGCGCGGCCGGCCTCGGCCCGGGCAGCCGAGTCCTGGAGATCGCCCCGGGTACGGGTCAGCTCACCGTCCCGCTGGCCACTACGGGATGCCGGCTCACGGCCGTCGAGCTGGGCCCGTCCCTGGCGGCCGTGGCCCGGCACAACCTGCGGGCGTTTCCGCTGGCGGAGGTGACGGTCGCCGACTTCGAGCACTGGCCGCTGCCGCCCGAACCGTTCGACCTGGTCGTCTGCGCGACCGCGTTCCACTGGCTCGACCCGGCGGTACGGCTGCCCAGGATGGCTCGGGCGCTCCGGCCCGGCGGGCTTCTCGCGCTCGTCACCACGCACCATGTCAAGGGCGGCACCGTCGACTTCTTCCAGCGGGTGCAGCGCTGCTACGAGCAGTGGGACCCGGCCACGCCACCCGGCCTCCGGCAGGTCGACGAGGCCGACACCGCGACCGACACCGGCGAGCTGGACCGGTCCGAACACTTCGACGGTGTCGAAGTCCGGCGCCACGCACAGGACATCGCGTACTCCGTCGACGAGTACATCGACGTCCTGCTCACCTATTCGAACCACCGCGCGCTGGACGCGCCCTCACGCGACGGCCTGCTCGCCGGTATCCGGGACCTGATCGACACGCGGTACGGCGGCCGGGTCGACAAGCGTTACCTCCATGAGCTGATCATGGCGAGACGAGTCTCCTGA